The Vespula vulgaris chromosome 14, iyVesVulg1.1, whole genome shotgun sequence DNA segment aCTAACTGAGActaaattttgaattttttgaatttaaaacgaataatCGTGTAATGTAACATCGGCAACAACAAACAAACTAAcccctttatttttcatcaaagGAAAGccaatatatcaattaaacaACGAACTTTTTGCTCAGGGAGGCCAACATCACAATTCATGACATAAAAAAACTTATAGgtatattttgaattttcattttacccTTATATAGTCGATAGCAAAattgttttgtttaaatagaaaatcgatCTATATAATCCTTATGCTTGTAAGgcaatatttaaatcgattttaattttccgaatcgattaaaaatatcgaaaattatgATGCAAAAGATCGATTTTCGAGAGATCGATTTAAAATCGGCATCCTAGTTCAAAGTGATTGTATTTTGTAACATATCGAAGAGACTTCAACGAATaccgatatatttctttaatcgacgacgatgatttatttcaattttgatCATTTAGAGATTAATAAGATTTGAGGTGAAACATTACTAACAGATTTGTGAAAgtttcttcaatttcttttctctttctctttatgtctctctttgtagttttctgtctttcttcgtcttcttctctttctgtttctctctctctctctctttctctttctctttctctctctctatctatgtatgactgtttatcgtttaaaattttttattttcttctgtcATTTAAAATGCTTTCATTTTTACAGTTGTAATATCTTctgtttattttaaaaataatttttgaagagATGTTAAAATCTTGAAAGACTATcactatttattttaatgattttgttaaacaataatgttattaagttaattttattttctacattaTTAGGGAAcattattacttataatatatgGCAGAAGATACCGAGATATGTGGTGGCTTCTTAGATGCTAAGTTATCAGGAACAAGATGTGTAACgcaaaaagtgagaaaaagatcTTTAGCGCCATGGAAAGTTTGGAAAAGACATTGGTGTACGGTCAAAAAATTAGGACCAGGTTTAGGAATAGAAATACAGTTAGATTATGGTATAAGTAGTGGTGGGATTTCACAGAATGAAAAGGACAACTCAATTGTAGTACCATATGATGCTATTGTATATCGTACTCAATCAAAATCTAAACAGTTTGCATTTggcatatttttaaataaagagagaaaaccattattatatttatctggTAACTCTGAAACAGAGACACAGCGTTGGATGTCAAATATTCGTCAATTATTAAAGCCAAGAAAACATAGATTAATGGATGGattctataatatatctatagtaGATAATGCACATTCCAGATTGGCAGGTTTAACtggtaattttaataattcttattgaatttattttctttaaatggattcatttttatttttattatttgtatttatattatatttaaaaatttcaatttttaataggCTTATATGGAGACTTAGTGGCTAGTCAAATGGGagtatttattaaagatattcATTCAGgtgaaataatacaaaatctagaatggaaagaaatgaagCAATTTCATTTAACTACAGCTGGTCGTCCGGAAGATGTAAAACGTATATGTGTAATTCATACCACTAAAGAGTTCCATGCTGGTGTCGGAGAACTTCATGTATTTTGTTTAAAGGCTAGCAAATTGTTGCAAGATTTAGTGACTCAGGGCCGTGGTCCAAAGCACAAACATATCGATAAGAGACCATTAAGTTTAAGCGAAGGTGATCTTAGAATATCAGGACATTGTGAAGAAGGTACAACAACTTTTCCAGCATTAAAGAGTAAAATTGCATTTAGTCTCATTAATGCAGGCCTAGGATTACTTTTATCTTCTCGTTCTGGAAATGATGTCAAATCTTTAAACGATATGACAAATGGTCATAGCCTTGATAAAGTTATGAATGAGAAAAAACCTATACTCTCCAGAGTTGTAGATAATGTTTATCAACAAAAACCAGCTAGTATTCCTGATATTGTATCAAGTATAAAAGACTTAGATACTTCATCGCATAGAAGAGTTTCCAATGTTTCTGTGGCTTCTGGAGTTTATGaagaaattattgataatactaATTGTTCCAGAATTGTATCAGTAActtcaaatttttatgaagATCCAGAAGAACTTATTTTTAGCTCTCACAATATTCAACTgcaaccaccaccactaccacctcGACAGCGGTGTGGATCTGCATCTACAAGAAATGGCAGGTGCGTTTTGTTAAACAGCATTGTATTTCtggaatatttctattattttgaGTGAAATTTATAGATCCATTTTTTATAGCATCAGTGAAGATGGTTTAGATTCTGAAGGAGATACTAGATCTGTTACTCCAAATGATATTACACCACTTTCTGAAGATAAAATAATGCATTCACAGCAAGCAATAATAGATCATTCTGAGTATGTTCCAATGTCACCTAGACCAAAAGTTATCACTTCTTATCATCTTGAAGTACAAAATTCTTCACAAGAGGAAATTTACATGGTCATGCAATAATAGCAATAAACATAAGTTGTCATCAGTTTAAAGTACgattacataaaatttatgcatcaaattattgcaaatatttaatatgagtgttagaaaatgatatttcatGGATATGttctaaacattttttacaaatatatttcttacaaaTATGTTAACTTTCCAAAAATAGCTTGAACTTTGTATCTCTCTGATATATAATGCATAACGTTTTCGTGtgaaagtttatatattttctaattggAAGCAGGGtaattaaagtataaatattttcatttatatgttTGAAGGATATAATCGtatgtattaaattttacctatatacatttctattataagccatttttaattattagtttggaattatatataatttaggtTACTAATttacttcattattattttgagtGTATATTGCCTTTACTTATATTAAGGGAAATAAAATTGTGATCTCTTTATGTAacatttaaaatgtttatgttaaaggtttatatattttgGTAAATGATTATTTGTGCAAAAATACTACATATCTTATTACATGATCATTGATGTCTTTtcttactatattttttttgtaaatatcttCTAATTTACAGTGTTATTAATcagtaaatcaataatttaataataatcatagtCTACattaaagttatatattttttctatgtttgatatgaattcattataaattcatgataattctaaaaagattttgattaaaaaaatgagaaattccttaataacaaaaatatactttgataataattaattgttttgaTGTGATATTTGTAAGACAGTCAAATTTATGTGTTATACATTTCTCCTTATTAGttgtataaatcattattatttgctacaaatttatatgtaatagtaGATCTTAAGATATTTTCAACTGCCTTTGTCGTGTGCCTAATTGTTCATCCCATATACTTCATAAggtttaaattataaaaaaaaagcttatTGTATTTTGACAGATGTATTGTTAATCAACAAATTTATTGACATACAATGTGaaaacgttttataaaaatacatataaatatgaacTTTTCAAGAACTGTAATACATatctttaataagaaaaatataatataatgtaaaagaaaatttctaacttcaatatttaattggagaggagggaggaacatacaattttacatatatataaaaatataaaaataaatccagaatattttattaattctattaatggATTAGTAGacatttattgaatttatatctcttttccttttggaTTCACCTTGAAAGTTACGAGCTTTATACTCAAATTCGAATCTATTATAACGATATTCATCTGCAATTTCTGTCATAAGTGGATCATTAATATTTGGATGTGCAAGTAACGATCGAATAGCAGTTAAAAGATTTTCTAGACTTATAGTTGGTTTCCAACCACCTTTAGGTGGCATTCTTAATAGATCTAAGCATATACGaccattattatcaatatttggATGATAAATTGGTGTACGAAATTTCACATGTGGTGGTTCAAAAGGATATCGTTCTGGTAATTCGACATCTAATTCAAAAACACCGGCTTCATATGCACATCCAGCAGGACCAATGATAGTAACTAATATATATTCCGTTGAATCTTCTTTTGCATAACAAGATACTCCTTCTGGTGGTTTTACCATTAAACGAgctatttctcttcttactcTGTGTGCTTTCTGCATTTTTTCTGTATACCTATTAAcaattaacaatttataaataatttttttaatttatcgacaatttctttattttatacttttcataataaacttttatttttatcataatgatttaaattgttttttcatgcttttttataaatataaaacttatattacattattttacgTTTTGTGTGTCTGTTGATTATCTTACTTACAATTAACTTCTTGTACTTGATTATACGATTTTTAAGTATAATGTAacatttatatctatcttttcttactaatatttttgtattctttatattattatatatacttcagCACAacacaaatattaataacttctTTAATAACGAACTTTCtaacgataaaatttcatatttcgaTTGATTTATATAGGTACTCAGGACCGTATCATTAAGGTTCATATGAGAATTGTCGCTTATTGCTTGATCAGTTAGTCACTAGCCGGCTACGGTAATTAAATTGCATTAATGCCTTTCAAactattgtttttctttgtaagtTTTCtctatgttcttttttttttcttaagactAGATATATAGgaacatttaattaatcaaaacaaAGCAATAGACAACACTGCAATCCTAATTCATACCTTACCACGTATTGTTTTGGTGTATTGTAGTTGGCGCGAAATTTTAGACATGATTTCTCTCTTGGCATTAAATTTCCTGCTTTATCGACAATATTGTATCTGCCGTACACTAGCGACATTATAACGACATCTGTTTACGAAGTATTAATTGGATTAGTAAGAACTTTGGGCGTTGACCATAAACTATCttacttttgttttatctAATGAACGGTTAAGTTTTgctattactttattataataactttgTTAATCTTATCATCCACCTAATGCGTTATATCTGTGATTTGTTGCACATTagtgatataaattaaaatataaaaattatttcatgaaTTACTTTTCAAAGGTTATATGATTATgaacataaattatttttatagaatagtATACtatatcagaaaaataaaggaatttatacatttatatacattatttatttattttagaaatatgtggttttttattctattattaactGTGCTTGGTGGCGATTGTCAAGAAACTTCAGAAACAACTCGGTCTCCATGGCTTagtggaaataaaaatgaaaatataataataaaagatgcGTGAGTATTGCacaagtattataaaatattattgtattattaagatactcatattgtttatttttagcACATATTTTGTGGTGGCATCTCGTATGGTACGTCCAGGTCAGATTTATCGAGTAGCTGTAAGTGTTCTACATAGTTCATTACCAATGGTAGTACGTTCTTCTATACAACGTAATGGAGTAGAAATTGCAGCTGATCATCAAGAAGTTAAAGAGGGTATACCAGAAACATTATTAATGCGTATGCCACTTACTTCTGTACAAGGAGATTATAATTTACGCATTGAAGGATTATATAACAGTTTGACTGGTGGTCAagcttttttaaatgaaactaAACTTATATTTTCACAAAGATCTATGACAATTTTTATCCAGCTAGATAAGCCAGTATATATGCAAGGAGAAACGATACGGTTTAGAGCTGTACCTATTGACACTGAATTAAAAGCTTTTAATAGTCCTATTGATGTCTATATGTTAGATCCACATAGACGAATTATGAGACGTTGGTTGAGCAGACAAAGTAATTTGGGAACTGTCTCTTTATCATATCAGTTGTCAGATCAACCAGTTTTTGGAGAATGGATCATACAAGTTATAGCTCAAGGacaagtagaagaaaaaacatttttgatAGAAGAATATTATCAAACACGCTTTGAAGTTAATGTCACAATGCcagcatttttttttgaaaatgatcCATATATTCATGGCATTGTTCAAGCAAATTATACCTCTGGAGCACCTGTGAAAGGAAATTTAACACTAAAGGCATCTTTCAAACCTTTAGATAGAACTGGAAGTTCAACGATGCAAATAGAGCCtattgaaagatattttaattttaatgaatattatccTGCATGGTTTAAACAACCAAATGtttatgaagaaaaagtaCCTGTAATGAGATTTTTTAATGGAACATATTATTTCCAATATCCAATGGCAGAATTACTTAATTTTGCTGCATCTTTGGATGGAATGGAAGTGAGCATTGTTGCAACAGTTGGAGAAAGATTTTTAGATGAAATTGTTGTTGGTTATTCTATGGCtagaatatttaattcaaccataaaagtaaattttctaGGTGGCACTCCACAAGTATTTAAGCCAGCTATGCCTTTTAATGTACATTTAGTTGCATCTTTTCATGATAATTCAGCATTACGACCTACTCAACTTAGAGGAGCAACAATGGAAGTACGTGGAGAAGTTGAAATAAAATCTGGTGGACGAAGATCTATGGATCCACAATATCTGACAGCTTCTTCAGAGCATGAAGGTATTTGGTCTACAAAAATAGATCTCAGAAAACAAATTGGATATCCACAAAATGCGGAACAAACTCAACAAATGCTTAATGATATCACTTCTATGAAAATATCTGCTTACTTTACCGATGGCGAAGGATTTAGAGCTCAatctgaattattattatttgcacaTGAATCTCCAAATcagaaacatataaaaataataacatcgaCTGAAAAAGCTAAAGTTGGAGaatacataatatttcatgtacagacaaattttcatatagattattttaattatattgtcaTGGCTAAAGGAACAATACTTTTAAGTGGACAAGAATACATGcagcataatataaaaacttttgcAATTCCGCTAAGCCCTGAAATGGCTCCTGTTGCAACTGCAGTTGTATATTATGTCGGACACTATGGAGATGTTGTTGCAGATTCTTTAACTTTCCCCGTAAATGGAATTTctcgtaataattttacagtatttattaataacaaaaaagcaCGCACAGGTGAAAATGTGGAAGTCGCTATTTATGGAGAGCCAGGAGCATATGTTGCACTTTCaggtatcgatcgatccttttaCACTATGCAAGCTGGTAATGAACTAACTTATGCAAATGTTATATCAAAGATGGCACACTTTGATGAAGATACCAATGGAACTTACTCTCATACTTGGTTGCTTCATGGTGGAGATCCCGATGAAATGGTTTATTTTCCATCCTCTACATTTGGGATAGATGTAAATCGCACTTTTGAATATATTGGGTTAGTTGTTTTTACAGATGCATTGATCTATAGACGACCAGATCATTGTAATAGAACCCAAGGATATGGAGAATGTCTCTCAGGGCGTtgttataaattagaaaaaaagtgtGATGGCATCTTTGATTGTGAAGATGGTACAGATGAAGCACGTTGTGTACATGGCAATGCAACTGATATTGTAGAGTTTAGAAAGTGGCGTTTCAATAGAATTCAAAGACAATATGAAAATGTTTGGCTTTGGAAAGACATAAATATAGGACCACATGGTAGACAAATTTTCAACATAGATGTGCCACGCAGACCAGTTCATTGGATGGTCACAGTCTTTGGTATGTCTCCGAGCAAAGGTTTTGGAATGTTACCTAAAGCATTAGAATATACAGGAATTCTGccattttatattaatgtagAAATGCCAACACATAGTAAACAAGGCGAACAGATTGGTATAAGAGTATCTGTCTTTAATTATATGCGTGGCGATATCGAAGCAACAGTTGTTTTAACAGGATCTACAGATTACAAATTTGTTCATGTTGAAGATAATGGTATTGTCCAGTCTTATAAACCTCGCACTTCGTTTGGAGAACATCAATTCTTTTTATGGATACGTGCTCAAGATGCAACTGTTGTATATCTACCAATTGTTCCAGTAAGATTGGGTGacattaaaatacatatttatgcaACGACATTAATAGGACGTGATTCGGTTACACGCACCTTACATGTGGAAGCTGATGGCCTACCTCAACACAGGCATCAATCTATTCTCCTTGATTTAAGTAACAGAGCATATGTATTCCAATATATGCATGTTAATATTACAGAAACACCAATTATATCTTATGATGAAAATCGTTATTATGTGTTTGGATCAAACAAGGCAACTATAAGTGTAGTTGGGGATGTGGTTGGACCTATATTTCCAACAATGCCTGTCAATGCTACAAGTCTTATAGATCTTCCAATGGATAGTGCTGAACAAAATATGTTTAGTTTTGCCGCAAATATGTATACAACATTGTATATGCGCCTAGTCAATCAACGCAATAGAAcgcaagaaaaggaaagttttTATTACATGAACATTGGATATCAACGCCAACTTTCGTTTATGAATCCTGATGGATCTTTTAGTCTTTTCCGCAGTGATTGGAATCAATCTGCATCTAGTGTATGGCTTACTGCTTATTGTGCACGCATCTTTCAGGAAGCTAGTTTTTATGAGTGGGAaaactatctatatatagatccTGATGTAATCACACAAGCGGTTTCTTGGGTATTAAAGCATCAAACTCCAGAAGGATCTTTTTACGAAGTGACCTGGTTACCAGATCGGAAAATGAATAGCTCTCTCAATTATGATAGTGATATAATAAGATTCAGAAATATTAGTCTCACTGCTCATGTGCTTATTACATTGGAAACTGTAAGAGATTTGACAGGTGGTTTGGGTTCTCAAGTTGCTTTAGCTTCTGCAAATGCTATTAAGTGGTtagagagaaatatgaaacttttagaagaaaaaggcAAACCATATGACATTGCTATTGTATCATATGCATTATTAATGGCAAAAGCTTCTACAGCAGAACAagcatttaatattttaactaGACACGCACGTAGAGAAGGTGGTTTAACATATTGGGGCAGAGAATCTGTTCCACCTCCACCACAAAAATTGGAAAATCAAAAACCATTCCTCCTGCCACGTTTACCTTATAAATATGATgcagaaaatatagaaacaaCAGCATATGCACTTCTTGTCTATGTCGCAAGACAAGAGGTAATGATAGAACCAATAGTAAAGTGGCTAAATGCACAGCGATTGACAGATGGTGGATGGGCTTCTACGCAAGATACTGCGTGGGCTATGAAAGCTTTAATGGATTATACCGTCAGATCTAGAATTAGGGATGTTAGTTCGCTAAATGTAACAATAGAAGCTACAGCTTTACCTGGACAGACACAAATATTATCTGTAAATCCAAGCAATCTTGCAAGACTTCAATCTATTGAGGCATGTGTATTTTGGATAATAACATAcatcgtataataattaatttttgtatttaatgtattttttcttttagataccTGAAGCATGGGGAACAGTAAAAGTGCAAGCAAAAGGTGCTGGATATGCAATTCTGCAAATGTCAGTACAATATAATgttgatattaaaagatttcaaacTCAGCCACCTGTGCAAGCATTTGATTTAATAACCAGAGCTAATTTTCATGGCAAAAATCAATCTCATATTTCATATCTCAGTTGTCAAAGGTAATTTACAAATGGATTTTATATGTCTTAGAATTTAGAAATGTACATCTtgtattattgaattatttttgacaaatatacaatttccaTATAGGTGGAcaaatattaatgaatcatCCCGCTCTGGAATGGCGGTTCTGGATGTAGCTATTCCAACTGGTTATATAATTCAACAGCAAAATCTTGATAGATATGTATTATCAAGACAAGTAAGGAACTTACAAAGAGCACGGTTTCAAGGCAGAAAagtcttattttattttgattatttagaTCAGGAAGAAACTTGTGTTAATTTTACAATAGAAAGATGGTATCCAGTTGCGAACATGTCGCGGTATCTTCCTATCAGAGTGTATGATTACTATGCTCCAGAACGGTTCAATGAATCTATATTTGATGCTTTACCAACTTACACTTTAAATATCTGTGAGGTGTGTGGTAGTTCGCAATGTCCATATTGTCCTATTTACAATACTGCTACCATTTTGATGTCTTCAACAAATCTTATCTTTATTACAACTATTTTAATAACTATAATGAGATACTACCAAACACAAGAATTCAATGTAGGATagttttcttctatatttttcaattaatcatATCATGATAGAAaagtttacaaaatatttcgatgataaaaataatataaacgcaagtattatttattttttcttgcaatTACAGAATTACAAATGATAACATAACAGATTATCATTTGTCAtacgattttttattacttgatTATTAACACatgttttatttagaaatatatccCACTgatttaacatatataatttaaacacCTTTTTGCATAgttttaatttgtataaaaaaaaaagtaatatttctcaaagatctgtatatagtatattggAGCATAAAAATTGCTTCAAAAtgcaaagagataaaaaaaacgataCCGTCCTGTTATGTGTATGTTCGTTCATatccaaagaaatatttggGCAAACGAACAAGACATACGtattaacaaatttcattGTTTTAGATAAGCAtaagagatatattttaatagttagatttatattttaagtattatattatattataataagtattatatatggcatacttttcttatattaaattGCGATGATCTactaatatacaatattaagaCTTATTATCCAATAAGAAGATGTGTGCatacaaagataaagatatttattga contains these protein-coding regions:
- the LOC127068995 gene encoding CD109 antigen translates to MWFFILLLTVLGGDCQETSETTRSPWLSGNKNENIIIKDATYFVVASRMVRPGQIYRVAVSVLHSSLPMVVRSSIQRNGVEIAADHQEVKEGIPETLLMRMPLTSVQGDYNLRIEGLYNSLTGGQAFLNETKLIFSQRSMTIFIQLDKPVYMQGETIRFRAVPIDTELKAFNSPIDVYMLDPHRRIMRRWLSRQSNLGTVSLSYQLSDQPVFGEWIIQVIAQGQVEEKTFLIEEYYQTRFEVNVTMPAFFFENDPYIHGIVQANYTSGAPVKGNLTLKASFKPLDRTGSSTMQIEPIERYFNFNEYYPAWFKQPNVYEEKVPVMRFFNGTYYFQYPMAELLNFAASLDGMEVSIVATVGERFLDEIVVGYSMARIFNSTIKVNFLGGTPQVFKPAMPFNVHLVASFHDNSALRPTQLRGATMEVRGEVEIKSGGRRSMDPQYLTASSEHEGIWSTKIDLRKQIGYPQNAEQTQQMLNDITSMKISAYFTDGEGFRAQSELLLFAHESPNQKHIKIITSTEKAKVGEYIIFHVQTNFHIDYFNYIVMAKGTILLSGQEYMQHNIKTFAIPLSPEMAPVATAVVYYVGHYGDVVADSLTFPVNGISRNNFTVFINNKKARTGENVEVAIYGEPGAYVALSGIDRSFYTMQAGNELTYANVISKMAHFDEDTNGTYSHTWLLHGGDPDEMVYFPSSTFGIDVNRTFEYIGLVVFTDALIYRRPDHCNRTQGYGECLSGRCYKLEKKCDGIFDCEDGTDEARCVHGNATDIVEFRKWRFNRIQRQYENVWLWKDINIGPHGRQIFNIDVPRRPVHWMVTVFGMSPSKGFGMLPKALEYTGILPFYINVEMPTHSKQGEQIGIRVSVFNYMRGDIEATVVLTGSTDYKFVHVEDNGIVQSYKPRTSFGEHQFFLWIRAQDATVVYLPIVPVRLGDIKIHIYATTLIGRDSVTRTLHVEADGLPQHRHQSILLDLSNRAYVFQYMHVNITETPIISYDENRYYVFGSNKATISVVGDVVGPIFPTMPVNATSLIDLPMDSAEQNMFSFAANMYTTLYMRLVNQRNRTQEKESFYYMNIGYQRQLSFMNPDGSFSLFRSDWNQSASSVWLTAYCARIFQEASFYEWENYLYIDPDVITQAVSWVLKHQTPEGSFYEVTWLPDRKMNSSLNYDSDIIRFRNISLTAHVLITLETVRDLTGGLGSQVALASANAIKWLERNMKLLEEKGKPYDIAIVSYALLMAKASTAEQAFNILTRHARREGGLTYWGRESVPPPPQKLENQKPFLLPRLPYKYDAENIETTAYALLVYVARQEVMIEPIVKWLNAQRLTDGGWASTQDTAWAMKALMDYTVRSRIRDVSSLNVTIEATALPGQTQILSVNPSNLARLQSIEIPEAWGTVKVQAKGAGYAILQMSVQYNVDIKRFQTQPPVQAFDLITRANFHGKNQSHISYLSCQRWTNINESSRSGMAVLDVAIPTGYIIQQQNLDRYVLSRQVRNLQRARFQGRKVLFYFDYLDQEETCVNFTIERWYPVANMSRYLPIRVYDYYAPERFNESIFDALPTYTLNICEVCGSSQCPYCPIYNTATILMSSTNLIFITTILITIMRYYQTQEFNVG
- the LOC127069001 gene encoding uncharacterized protein LOC127069001 isoform X2, whose product is MAEDTEICGGFLDAKLSGTRCVTQKVRKRSLAPWKVWKRHWCTVKKLGPGLGIEIQLDYGISSGGISQNEKDNSIVVPYDAIVYRTQSKSKQFAFGIFLNKERKPLLYLSGNSETETQRWMSNIRQLLKPRKHRLMDGFYNISIVDNAHSRLAGLTGLYGDLVASQMGVFIKDIHSGEIIQNLEWKEMKQFHLTTAGRPEDVKRICVIHTTKEFHAGVGELHVFCLKASKLLQDLVTQGRGPKHKHIDKRPLSLSEGDLRISGHCEEGTTTFPALKSKIAFSLINAGLGLLLSSRSGNDVKSLNDMTNGHSLDKVMNEKKPILSRVVDNVYQQKPASIPDIVSSIKDLDTSSHRRVSNVSVASGVYEEIIDNTNCSRIVSVTSNFYEDPEELIFSSHNIQLQPPPLPPRQRCGSASTRNGSISEDGLDSEGDTRSVTPNDITPLSEDKIMHSQQAIIDHSEYVPMSPRPKVITSYHLEVQNSSQEEIYMVMQ
- the LOC127069001 gene encoding uncharacterized protein LOC127069001 isoform X3; translated protein: MAEDTEICGGFLDAKLSGTRCVTQKVRKRSLAPWKVWKRHWCTVKKLGPGLGIEIQLDYGISSGGISQNEKDNSIVVPYDAIVYRTQSKSKQFAFGIFLNKERKPLLYLSGNSETETQRWMSNIRQLLKPRKHRLMDGFYNISIVDNAHSRLAGLTGLYGDLVASQMGVFIKDIHSGEIIQNLEWKEMKQFHLTTAGRPEDVKRICVIHTTKEFHAGVGELHVFCLKASKLLQDLVTQGRGPKHKHIDKRPLSLSEGDLRISGHCEEGLGLLLSSRSGNDVKSLNDMTNGHSLDKVMNEKKPILSRVVDNVYQQKPASIPDIVSSIKDLDTSSHRRVSNVSVASGVYEEIIDNTNCSRIVSVTSNFYEDPEELIFSSHNIQLQPPPLPPRQRCGSASTRNGRSIFYSISEDGLDSEGDTRSVTPNDITPLSEDKIMHSQQAIIDHSEYVPMSPRPKVITSYHLEVQNSSQEEIYMVMQ
- the LOC127069008 gene encoding ubiquitin-conjugating enzyme E2 T-like, whose translation is MQKAHRVRREIARLMVKPPEGVSCYAKEDSTEYILVTIIGPAGCAYEAGVFELDVELPERYPFEPPHVKFRTPIYHPNIDNNGRICLDLLRMPPKGGWKPTISLENLLTAIRSLLAHPNINDPLMTEIADEYRYNRFEFEYKARNFQGESKRKRDINSINVY
- the LOC127069001 gene encoding uncharacterized protein LOC127069001 isoform X1, which encodes MAEDTEICGGFLDAKLSGTRCVTQKVRKRSLAPWKVWKRHWCTVKKLGPGLGIEIQLDYGISSGGISQNEKDNSIVVPYDAIVYRTQSKSKQFAFGIFLNKERKPLLYLSGNSETETQRWMSNIRQLLKPRKHRLMDGFYNISIVDNAHSRLAGLTGLYGDLVASQMGVFIKDIHSGEIIQNLEWKEMKQFHLTTAGRPEDVKRICVIHTTKEFHAGVGELHVFCLKASKLLQDLVTQGRGPKHKHIDKRPLSLSEGDLRISGHCEEGTTTFPALKSKIAFSLINAGLGLLLSSRSGNDVKSLNDMTNGHSLDKVMNEKKPILSRVVDNVYQQKPASIPDIVSSIKDLDTSSHRRVSNVSVASGVYEEIIDNTNCSRIVSVTSNFYEDPEELIFSSHNIQLQPPPLPPRQRCGSASTRNGRSIFYSISEDGLDSEGDTRSVTPNDITPLSEDKIMHSQQAIIDHSEYVPMSPRPKVITSYHLEVQNSSQEEIYMVMQ